The Comamonas sp. 26 DNA window GAAAAGGTCGTTGCAGGGTGTTCGTTCTCGGCGTTAGAAAGAGGTACGAAATAGGGGCTTCAGAGGCGGAGACAGTCTTTTCTCAAGACGTTCTCATCAGTTTTTCTCATTTCACCAGCATGTCAACGCTGCATCAAGGCATGGCATTGGACTTAACGATTGCCGTGAACTGGTTCTACGAAATGGAGCCAGTGCTACCTACCATGACTTATCGGAATTTCTGACATTTTCGATCAAGCGGTACCGAAGTTCAGAAGCAGGTACCTACGACATCACAGCAATCTGGAGAGTACATGAGCACTAAAGAATTCCAACCCGATGCCCAGTTTCTGGCACGCTTCTCTGATGCATGGAATCGGCACGACATTGACGCATTAATGGACTTCATGGCCGACGAATGCGAGTTTCACGCCGTTGCCGGTCCAGACTTGATGGGGCGCAGTTTCGTGGGACGTGAGGCCGTGCGCGATGGCTTTCAACTGGCCTGGCAAGCCTTCCCTGATGCATCTTGGGTAGATGGCGAACATTTTGTGCAAGGTGAACGCGGGGTCTCCGAGAGCACCTTCAAAGGTACCAAGGCCGATGGTCTGCGTGTCGAAGCGCGCATGGTCGATGTCTTCACCTTCCGTGACGGCAAGATCGCTGTCAAGAACGCTTACCGCAAGGATCGTCCGCCAGTCTCGGAAGTTTGACTCTAGGCTCAAGCTCGATGTCGGGCATTGCTGCTCATCAGCAGATTGTCCGGCACACAGATTTCAAAAGAAATTTTCAA harbors:
- a CDS encoding nuclear transport factor 2 family protein, with protein sequence MSTKEFQPDAQFLARFSDAWNRHDIDALMDFMADECEFHAVAGPDLMGRSFVGREAVRDGFQLAWQAFPDASWVDGEHFVQGERGVSESTFKGTKADGLRVEARMVDVFTFRDGKIAVKNAYRKDRPPVSEV